One window of the Melospiza melodia melodia isolate bMelMel2 chromosome 15, bMelMel2.pri, whole genome shotgun sequence genome contains the following:
- the SORD gene encoding sorbitol dehydrogenase, producing the protein MAAPGQNVAVVVHRAGDLRLENRPIPEPGPNEVLLRMHSVGICGSDVHYWQHGRIGDFVVKDPMVLGHEASGTVVKVGSGVTHLKPGDRVAIEPGVPREMDEFCKSGRYNLSPTIFFCATPPDDGNLCRYYKHSASYCYKLPDNVTFEEGALIEPLSVGIHACKRAGVTLGSKVFVSGSGPIGLVNVIVAKMMGAAAVVVTDLSASRLQKAKEVGADFTIQVQKETPQEVASKVESVLGCMPEITVECTGVQACIQAGIYATRSGGTLVLVGLGPEMVTVPIMNAAVREVDIRGIFRYCNTWPVAISLLASKRINVKPLVTHRFPLEKALEAFETTKRGEGVKVMLKCDPTDQNP; encoded by the exons atggcggCGCCGGGGCAGAACGTGGCCGTGGTGGTTCACCGAGCCGGGGACCTGCGCCTG GAAAACCGTCCAATCCCAGAGCCAGGCCCTAATG aggtgctgctgcGCATGCATTCCGTGGGGATCTGCGGCTCCGACGTTCACTACTGGCAGCACGGCCGCATCGGGGATTTTGTTGTCAAGGATCCCATGGTGCTGGGACACGAAGCTTCCGGGACTGTGGTGAAAGTGGGCTCTGGGGTGACTCATCTGAAACCAG GTGACCGTGTGGCCATCGAGCCGGGTGTGCCGAGGGAGATGGATGAATTCTGCAAATCTGGGCGCTACAACCTGTCCCCAACCATCTTCTTCTGCGCCACGCCGCCCGACGACGGCAACCTGTGCCGCTACTACAAGCACAGCGCGAGCTACTGCTACAA GCTCCCAGACAATGTCACCTTTGAGGAAGGAGCCCTCATCGAGCCCCTCTCAGTGGGAATCCACGCCTGCAAAAGAGCAGGAGTCACTCTGGGGAGCAAAGTCTTCGTGTCTGGCTCTG gaccAATCGGCCTGGTCAATGTGATTGTTGCCAAGATGATGGGTGCAGCAGCTGTGGTAGTTACAG ACTTATCTGCCTCTCGCCTGCAGAAAGCCAAGGAGGTGGGGGCAGATTTCACCATCCAGGTGCAGAAAGAGACCCCTCAGGAGGTGGCCTCCAAAGTGGAAAGTGTGCTTGGCTGCATGCCTGAGATAACAGTGGAGTGCACAGGAGTGCAAGCCTGTATCCAGGCTGGAATTTAT GCCACTCGTTCTGGTGGGACCCTGGTTCTGGTGGGGCTGGGCCCTGAGATGGTGACGGTGCCCATCATGAACGCGGCCGTGCGGGAGGTGGACATCCGCGGGATATTCCGCTACTGCAACAC GTGGCCTGTGGCCATCTCTCTTCTGGCATCCAAGCGGATCAACGTCAAGCCCTTGGTCACGCACCGCTTTCCcctggagaaggctctggaggcCTTCGAGACCACCAAGAGGGGTGAGGGGGTCAAAGTCATGCTGAAGTGTGACCCCACTGATCAGAACCCCTGA